A window of Scophthalmus maximus strain ysfricsl-2021 chromosome 4, ASM2237912v1, whole genome shotgun sequence genomic DNA:
CAACCCGTCTCTTACAATGTGACTGTAAAAGGAATCTCCCTTTGTCTGCGTGAGTCGAGGAATGTTGTTTGGCAGCAGGATTTATTATGAGGTCTTCAAAAAGAGCCAAATGCATTTCTGAGTTTGGGGAGTTGTGGTATGTGAAGcctttccaccttttttttttctccccttgcacacgtctccttctcctctttctgtcttttgcccaaccccccttttttttaaatgaagacaCCCCAGCAGTTAAGTTTAGTTCAGACTGCAAAacaaaccactttttttttctttttaaaaacagcgcCCAGCTCCCTGGCTGCTCAGTGACTCCACTGCCAAATATACATGAAAAATGTCACGGTTTGTTTACGGACTGTTTGCCGAGCTTGTAAGTTTAGACCACAGACTGAGCACCAGTGGCAGACAGAAAGGTCCCCGACACCAGAGAGACCTTCATGGCCGCTCCGGTCAGGCGACTGAATAAGCCCGCCCATCAAACCCCAGTGCACACTGGAAACACACTGGAAAAACAACCCCTTGGTCTTCAGATGTTAAAAACACTCttgccatctttttttgttttgcttggtTTCTTGGTGAAATGTGGCCATATCATATGTGGGCTTTATCTAATTACAGGGATATATTTGATGCATTAATCACTGGAGATATTTTCATTGGCTGTTTTGACCTTTTCTGTGGTAATGGACTAAATTAGAGAggacaaaaaacatgaaacgcTATTGAAGAGAGGCTCATATTTTGAACTCTGTTAAGATAATGGACATGGGAAAACATCCTGTAACTACaaatccttgtttttgtttccctaGAATGTTTTTGACCACTAGTCACTGAATGGGTCTATGTGCCTGTACACGAAGAAGACTGCAAGCTAGCAAAACAGGATGTAAAcaatgcaagaattaaatcatttgaaaataaaatgctgtgGTAAATGATTGATTAGGAAAGAAATGTGTTCAACGCGTTTGTTTAACCTCAAACAATGGTTGTAGTAATCTTTTGTTTGTATATAAGGAAAACTCATGATGTTCTTAAACGAACAGCCTGAATTTAACCAAACAGAGAGATTTAATTcgcttttttttacacatccgCTTCTAGCTGATGAGGTCATATCTAGAATGACTTTTAGTGTGCCACAGGGAAACTGACATAGAACCAGCATATGTAAGTGATCAGCTGGAAGAAATTCAGGGGTGAGGAAAGTTGTGACCGTCCCGTTTCCTaaaaatgacagtaaaaaaGGAACACtcagacaaagaaatgaaaactaaGAGTCAAGAAAGCAGAAGATTGACTCTAGCCAAGAAAGATTggctgctttttgtttcccctcttgCAGCCCCACACGTGCCTTTCCTAGAATAGGTCCAGATCTCGGGGAAATCTACCCTCCTAGATTCGCTGCGCCGATACTGCAGGTGCGCTCAGaatctgaaaatataaatgttgatTGATTCACGATTTTGCCTTGTTTGGGCCGGAGAGGGACCCAGCGTCGGCTTGGCTCTGTTGCACTCTTATTTCTCATATTTTCCATGACTGTGTGGGATACTGCGCAGCCAATCACATGTGTTATCCATTATCTCGTGCTGCAGCCATGTCCTCATTCTTTCCCCTCACTTGTTTATTGTAGATGTCTTTGTAACATTTGGGGTAGTATTTGATCCCGTTGtccgccgtgtgtgtgttcatcatgttcattttgtgatcTTCATTAGGACCCACCGCATATCATGATATCTGTTTGCATTATTTAGCTGTATATATTTCTTCAAGCTTCATAATCAGGCTTTATGTGTCTCCTGTTATCGATTACTTGTCTGTTTTGCACAGGAACTAAATCCCTGTTGACTGATTGACTTGTGATTAGTTGCtcaacagcaggaggaggaattCCTCATCTTGTGCTCCCTGGATTCCAGCCTGTGTTTATCAGACTGAGCTTGGAATAGGCAGTATGGAGTTGGTTACCAGAGTTTGGCACTTCTGGCCACATAACATATTTTGTGGATTTTTGAAGTAAATAAAACTCCTGCAGCATATTCATGCACTCAAATATGAATGCccggttctttttttttatttggtgaaTTGTAATACTGTTACTAAACCTAAAAGttaatgtgtgtatttagtAAGACCCTCCTTGTCAAATATCAAAGCTTGCAAATGCTTTTTGTAGCCTGCTCTTCATTTATGAACTTTCATCCAATCTCCAGAGGATAAATCCTACTGACTTTGAGGATCCTCTTTTTCCTAGTCCCACCTTGAGGTTGAACGTTGTGgttcagagtgaaatatctTGATAGCTATTTTTATGCATTGCCATAGAGTTTGCTATTAACTTTCAAGGTCCCAAGAGCATTAATTCTAGTGGCTGTTTTAATCTTTCAAGTCAAACTTTTAATTTGTTCTGTGAATTATATTAACATCTCCTATATTGACTGGCACCAAATTTTGTGCAGATTTAGGACCAAAGACCTTTGCAGATATTCACAGCACATTTTTTCATAGATCCCACTGGCTGACATTTTTGTATCTACAGAGATACTCGTAGCACAGGAACAAGCAGGGTTCTTACAAGTTATCCTGTTGACAAGAACAAAGACACTTGGTGTCAATTCCGTGACCTTCTGGGTTTGTGGATCGGCTCTCTGACAGACTGtcttcacaaagagaaaaacaacctcaTAGTTCTGCCTTGAGCTCGCTGCAATAAAGCCTTTATTTACCCACTGGGACCAGTGACTCAGCAAACAGTTTATTAGTATAATCACATTGGAGCAGTACAGTATACAGCGACGGCAGTCAGTAACTTTTTTGCCTCTCCGGACAAGGCAATGGCCAAGTTCATACACACCCTGTTTACTGAAACAGCGGATATGTTGAGCTACAGCATAATAAGAAACAAGAACATGGAAATGATGTCAAAAGATAATTCAGCAATGTTTTCCAACACAGGACAATAATGAACCAGTTTGAAGATAAAAATGGTTataaagtttagtttttttaatatcgGGGCCACTGGTGCATTTTGGTGCTTCTACAATGACCATACAATatcaacacatacagtaagaaAAGCAGACCCCACACAACGAGCTGCTTTGCAGgtggcattttttaaaaagctagaTAGGTTTTGATCATTTTGCTTGAACTTGTTTGACATTGGCCAGTAGAGAAATTACAGGAAAGTGGGTGGGGAGAGAAGGGGTGACATTCAACAAATGGCCAGAATCAAACGGGGAATGTTCCGGTTCCAGTAATCAGGATGAGTCTCAACCACTGGGCCACTAACTATCCAACATCAGTTAGGTTGATGCTTTGTTATACCTGATATCTAGCACCAATGATTGTTTGCGTACCACTCGCACTACGTCCTGTAGGTCAGATAGAAAAACTGTGAATCTGTCATTGAAATGGCTAAGTCAGGGCTCAAACACTCCAAAGAGGTACGACAGATTTGCCGTCGAGTCCCGATTTGTAGTCGTTATGAAACCAGTGGAACTTCCAACAGTTAGTTATTTCATGGCTTCGGTGATTTACGCAGTGGTCTTTTGGTTTCCATGAGGTGCGGTGCTGAAGAATGAGAGCTGTGTGTACAGTTGTTCATGTCTGCCATCAGAAAGCGGCAGCATGTTTCTGTCTTTACACCTCAGCCTCCCCCTTGAGATATTTTCAGCAGGtacctgaaaaagaaaaccctgtGACCATGGTGGACCCTGTGGTGTCCTGTTTCTCTTATTTTGCTAACTGGACAACAAACCTGGACCTGCCTGGACTACTCTCCAGAGATGTTATAAGAATATATTAACACATAACCCATACACACTTGGACATTCAAATCGGTACATGTGGAACAATGTATGTCAGACTGAAttatttaattgtgtgtgtgcaaatatcTTTGCTGCGACCTAATAAATCTGtattgaataaattattttagaATCCTTAAGTAGATCAGAAATTAAGAAGCTTTTTGAAGTTCAAAGATATTGAATGAGCTACGGTGATGAGGGAGATAAATGAATGCAGGTTAAAATATTTGATaaactttaattaaaatggCACAAAAGAAAGCGGTGTCCCCTTTTATCTGGGACACAACCGTTCTGTCCACAGAGGAACTAGTTCCAAAGTTAGGGACAGGAGGTTCAACCAGATTGTGTCATGATCGCTTGGTCATCTATTATGTTGAAGGATGTTACACTTACAGATTTTCTCATGTTCTTTTCtaattgttttgtcttgtttttgttttggggtaAGATAACCAGAATGTTTCCACAGCACTGATTGTGTCTGCAATCTGTGTTATCATCCATCTTGAGCTAATTTAACGAGCCTAACTTTGACCAACCATTGTTTTGGCACATGCAGTTGGATGATAATAGAATATGTATAATGTgtgatatttacaaaatatagcAGCTTATCCAAATTGTAAAGAGAATAATAACTTTATATCACCGTTCCGGTCTCTTTCTGAATCGTTACACCCCTAATAACCATATTTTTTGGTGTCATATTCCTGACTGAACTGTGACATTCCTGCAGATTAACAATGTATGTTCCCCATAATGAGGTACAGTTAGCTCAGCTGTGACAgtcgtgtctgttgtgtctttCCAGGTCCTGGGTCGGTGCTTCCTCACTGTGATGCAGGTCCACTTCCAGTTTCTATCACAGGCTTTGCAGAAGGTCCAACCTGTGGCCCAGTCCTGCCTGGCGGAAGCTCTTGCCCAGGCCCAGGAGCGTTGTGCCAATGCCCGCTCCCAGAGCTCTGTCCTCGGCCCCCTCACGGAGCTGGAGGAAGCCTCCCGCTCATGGAAAGGTGCAGCTGAGGTATGTAGTCACAGGGCGCCCCAGGACTGTTCGTGGTCCGGGCCATGCGAACATGGGATTTTgtggactttcttttttttttaaggtgaaagGCCGACCTGTTGCACATTCTTGAGAAATGCCTGCCATTTATGATTTCCAGCCTCAATTTCCCATTTCCTCTGTTTTGGGCACCCCTACAAATCCCAACCCTCGCAGGGGAGGTTGTTTTGTAAGGGGACCCTAACTAATCCCCTGGCTGATCAGTCCCTCTGGCCTGTTTTGAGCTTTGTTGTGTACagtgaggcagagaggagaataGTGGGTAGATTGATCTGTTAAGCCCTGGCATGCAGAGTGTTAGCCCTGCAGCGAACTGGGCCTGCATAGATCCTGGTAGAATGTGCTGGGGGGTTGTTTAGGCAGAGGGAGGCAGTCAGGACTCTTTGCGTAAGCCACGctcatgttttttcatcaactaaaatgtttaatttcccATTGCTTAGCATCTGTTTTGACAAAGTTTTCGATATCCCCTGAAATGTTTTGCAGCATTACAAGGGAATATGCCTGTAAAACGTCAAGGTGCCCACTATTCTTATTAACAGCCTTTGTTTAAGTTTTTCCTCTGTGCATCCTCATAAacaatcactttttaaaatgctggACATCTAACTTTGCAGGATAATCTGCTCGTTCTCAAGTATTTCTTGCTCTCTGTGAGGTTGCGCCGTGGTAGTGTCGGATGTTCCTGCTGTCAGTCTGACCCGGCGCTCTGTTGTGCGCTGCTGTGCCCTCAGGCTACGGcgaggctgagagagaggggccgGGACGGCTGCCTGGCAGGCATCCAGGTTCAGCAGCTCTTCTGCTCCAACAACACCACCATCCCTGAGCACCAGCTGAAGGAGCTCAACATGAAGATTGACAATGCTTTACAGGTACAGTATCACATTAATGACCACTGCAGGGAAATACACTCACTGTTATTCCAGAGGCATGGTCACATTTTCTTATGTTTTCTCGCAGGCCTACAAAGCAGCGCTAGAGAGCATGGGCCATAGTGAATATGCACTGAAGGCTGGCTTTCATCTTAACCCCAAAGCTGTGGAGGGAGCCTTACAGGTGAGAGTCAGCGAAATATTGTGAGGGGGAAATCTACAATCATGTTAATACAATCTACGATTGTCTTTATCGCTGTGCGCCTCCATAttgtgtcaatgttttttttgtatgtgtgcatgtgtgtgcgtgagcagGGCTGCTGCAGCGAGGCGGAGGCCCAGCAGGCAGGGAGGATGCAGACCACCTCCCAGCCTATCCAGTGTGAGCTGCCCACCATCCCTGTGCAGATCGGCTCACATTTTCTCAAAGGAGTGTCCTACAACGAGTCGGCGGCTGAAAACCTCAAACTGAAAACGGTGCGAACCCACTGGCCTGCTTCATAATTCTTACATCATCATTattctccataaaaaaaaaaaaagtttaagttcccccccttttttttttaccatcaccTCAGTTTCATTATTGTCATCAAAGTTCTCTGTCACTTTAAATTGTGTGTATTGGGTGTTAAACTCAACTGATTCGTGGTCTAGTGGACTAGATTCCACTTGTGTTTCGTGTTTTTACTGTCATCTTTAGTGAAACAACAGTAGACACTGATGGCAGACCGTTTagttgatgttttgtgtgttttccatctccTCAGCACACGATGCTGCAGCTCATTAAGGATGCGATCGGGCAGAACGGAGTGACCCCCAGGGACGACTCCCCTGTCACCGAGGTCCTCAACCATGTCTGCCCATCCAGTTGGAGAGGAGCCTGCAAGACAGCCGTCCAGCTGTTGTTCGCCCAGGCTGGTCTGGTGAGTACACGTTTAAAACCTCACTTCACCACTGTGTCCTGTGATTACTGGACATGCTCCCAATATGCTGAAATGGTTCCCaattgttttgcatgttttgtcatAAAATATCTATCAGATTGAATAGAATGCACCATATTTATCCTGATTGCATATGAAAAGATATTATTATGGCTGAATTTGCTTAATTTTTGGGCATTTCTCAGTATTTCTCTTAATACTCTAATACTAAAAGCAGCTTCAGATGAGCATAACGGTAACAGAAGCCACAGCTGCTATTTTGTCACAAGCAAATGATAATTGATAAATAAAGTGTGCATTTCGCTGACATTGTCCAGGCAGCAGTGAGTAGGACTTATGAGTACTATATATTGTTGTAATTTTATATGTCCAACAAATgtagaattatttttattcctctgtgccataaCCATAGCAGGAGACATAAACTCTATCTACGTAGGTACTTTCCCATTCTCATGATAGTGAGCTGGGTTTTTAATTactggtcaaaggtcaaggtgacCTCACAAAACCCGTTTTTTGACACAACTCCGAGAATGCTAATTATGACAGATTTCACTCGAGTACTTCTAACTCTTCACTCACATATGAGGTTGTACAGACTTGGAGGTGAACAGAGGCAAACAACCACCAAGTActtattcttgtttttcttgatttttcttGCGTTTGACTTTAATGGTCTCTTACAAAAGTACTTTTGTGTTAGATAAACATACTCTGCCTGATCTTAATTCAGTATTTCGGTCTTGTCAACTCTCAACACCACAGTGTAGCTGATACTGCAGAGCAGTGGAAAAAGAGTTGGCATGCCAACGTGAACGGGCCTGTTATACTTTGCCGACACTTCTGCTGAAGTTACTGAATCCTCTCCCCTTTGTGCGTCTACGGGTTTGGCATCTCGCGTCCCATTGTGTGTCAGATTTGTAATTGAGATGTGGAGATCTGTTCACTTGCTCTGAGGCAGCCGGGAGGTGTAAACAAACACCGGGGAGACACAAAAGGGAGTAAACACGCCTGCAGCATCTGGGTGAAGAATGGGCCTGAAAAGAAGAGTCGGTCACAGGGAAGGGAGGGGTCAGCAGCTAACTGTGCTAACTGCGAAACATTCCCTGGATGATGAATGAGTGCTCCGCGATGGTTCCTCGTCACATTCAACCTAAAATAGATCACAAGATGTGCACACAGCATCTATCTTCTCCCAACTTTTGAAACACTTGGATATATAAATCTTGTACACTCACTGTCCTGCACCATTCACACCCAGACagtctttctcctgctccttccaTGTCTCTTACCctcacacaacactcacacactaagAAACCTCCTTATCTGTTCTGTTCCTGGACACTTCCTACTCGAGCAAAGAAGTCAAAATCGTCTGTTATGCTGCCtgatcctcctccctcctgcccccGGTGACCTTGTTGTGTATGTTTCAACGTGGCTgatagtctgtgtgtgtgtgtgtgtgtgtgtgtgtgtgtgtgtgtgtgtgtgtgtgtgtgtgtgtgtgtgtgtgtgtgtgtgtgtgtgtgtgtgtgtgtgtgtgtgtgtgtgtgtgtgtgtgtgtgtgtgtgtgtgtgtgtgtgtgtgtgtgtgtgtgtgtgtgtgcgtgcgtgcgtgcgcgtgcgcgtgtgtggctCTCTCACATGGGCAGCCCGGGGTTTCCAAGGATACACCTGCTTTTCAAATAACAATAGGGTAATTTCCTGCAATACAGGAAGTAGACTCCTCccaccttccctccctctctgtgacCCACCAGCGCGAGGAGCCAAGGCCACTTTCAAAGAACtttcaaatacatttgactAGCAGCAGCAGGCAAAAAGGCTTAGCCCTTTGTTGTCACTGGTTGGTCGAATGTGTTCCGTTTTCTCAACATGAACCGCTTCTCGCTCGCTCGGTGGGAGATTTAGTTTGGTTGAAAAGCTTGCGGTGAGGTGTTACTGTGACTGGTAAGGGCTAAATGTGACTGCTTTACATATTGTAAAGGATAAAGCCGTCAGCGTTGTAGTAAAATAACTCCTCCCATTTGTTTAAATGCCATCCTAAATGAGTCAATGCATAGTACGCCATAAACCTTTGTGGAATGCTTCCACAAGCATGATTCACactaaagaaaaacaagcgGCTGTGAAGAATGCGTTTCTGtcaggagatgatgatgatgtaggtttgttttgtgtgtcccAACAGGTGGTTGTTGACACAGCTCAGATTGAGAACAAGGAGGCCTATGCTCCCCAGATCACTCTGGAGGGATCCAGGGTGGTGGTCCAAGTCCCTTCTACATGGTGAGTACAGATattttggcagaaaaaaactcATTCTTAATGAGATCTTTTGAACATATGAACAAGACTTGATTTATTTTCCGTGCACAGTTACATGCACCAAATAGCTGATCATGTAGCAGAGTGAACAGACTGTATGTAAATCTAATGCACACAATCAGATTTGAGGAAGGGAAGAGTTGGACATTAGGGGATTAAATGTCAGCATGTTGATTGATAGTTTGGGTGTATACTAAAGATTCCCCTAAAGCAGGACATTAAACTGTCACAACACACTTGAGGAGAGCGTGAGAATATGGTTAATATACTGAAGTTAATAGACACcgacagctgctcctcctcaatGTAGTGTTAACACATTTGCGTTAACCATACTTCAGGAGTATATAATTAAACTGAGATGCCGGCATGACCACGTCTTTAAatggaaatgtctttttttgcgCTGCGGGGGAATCGTACTGTTTCCTCTGTGCGGTATTTCACAGTCAGTGCTCAGGACTGTTACATCTGTAACATCAACAGATGATCTTGTTTCAGACCAGGTCGAACCGTGACCCCTAGTTTTGATTTCAAGTTAAGTTTGGAATGTTAATCGAACCCTGAGCTTCTCTCAGGTTTATATTTAATGCACATTGTGATATTATATGCCAATATAGACCCTGTTTTGATGTATTTATGCCTTAAATAAACTCTGGACGAGCCCAAAAATTTTGCAGAAGGTCGTTGAGGAAACGCAACCATGACCTTCTTCATGTTCATACAGTTTCAGAACATTAACAAAATTTTAACTTCCCTTGGCATGGTTGAATGGGATATATTTATAGATCCATGACCGAGGCAAAATCTGTGTAATTTGAGAAACTGTGTTTCTTCAAAAGCTTGATTCTAGTTGTCGATGTTGGTTCACAGTCACGTGAAGTTTGAATCAGCATTCAGATAAGAAAACCAGCTTGAGAGCAGAAAAAGTTGTCAAGTCAAGTTTCAGAAAATGCACAGCGGCTTTTGTGTTGAAGACTTTGTCGGGACTGTAGTTCATGTCCCcctcctgtgtttgtctgtgtgtgcgtgtgcgcgtgtgtgcgtgtgtgtacatgttcaGGTGTTTGAAGGAGGACCCAGCCACCATGTCCCTGCTCCAGCGGAGCTTGGACCCAGAGAAGACGCTCGGTCATGTAGACATGCTCTACACAGCTGTGTTCGACATCAACAGGTGGAAGGAGAGAAAGTAAGTGAATGTATCTTttaacttccacaggcagctgCACACGTGGTATGACCTCACACTTAACCTGAACCGAACAGGACCAGACCGTCGTTACCGTCTTTGGACTGTTGTGAATCTGTTGTGCGAACCCTGGCACCTACTAAACAATTCCATTAAAGCTGCAAATCTCGAAAAAATGCTGCacaagacatttattttcatcctGTGACCTCTTGTCATTTTCGAAAAATGTGCTCAATTTtgcataattataataattatataataatgtaaatgataaatgtgttttttctgacgccagagaaaaataaatatacacgtATGAAGCATTAAAGTACACAGTGACCTGCTCTCAATCACAGGAATTGGATTCCTCAGGATGATGCACAgatgaaacaagacaaaacagtccaataataataataataataataataatactgatgaataaataaataatggttTATTAAAGGGAAATTTgccacatttaaaacacaatttagaaataaaataatctatATAACATGCAAGCTTACATAAGAGTCCCCagtacagtttttttctcttggctCCCAAGAGATGTAAACTAAAAATTGAGGGGTGAGTGTAGTTGGCTGTGCTTCACCAGGCTTGAGCATCGCCTGAACTTGCAAAGAAGTGTTTCATTACTGtatcaattacttttttttattagatacAATACAACACTGTTTGCTAATAATATTTAACTAtttgtctgtctcctcccctctgtagAGAGCAGGCCTTGCCCACTATTCAGATGCAGCTGCAGCGGGAAATTCCAGACTACGTCGGCCATGTGGACCTTCCTCCCGGCACCAGCTCAAAGGCCTCCAGCGGACTGCCCAAAACAATATCCAAGCTGACTTCCAAGTTCACTAAGAAGGTCTCATCCAGCTCCAACAGTGGAGGCAGTTACTCCATCCCGAGCACCCCGTCTCGCAGCATGCTGACAACCAGTAGCTCTGAGGATAAGGCCAAGAGCCTTGGGCATGGTGACGGGAGGCTACAGAGTATCCTGCAAATGGGGAGCCTGTCCTGCACCCCTGACGCGACACAGCAGGGCCAGCTGGCCAACGGCTCCGTGTCCGACGACCAGGGGATGAACTTGCCGACCGACCAAGAGATGCAGGATGTCATCGACTTTCTCTCAGGATTCAACATGGGCAAATCTCAGCAGGCCTCGCCCCTGGTAAAGAGGAGGAACTCTGTGGCGTCTGCGAATCCCGCCGAGCTGAAGCCGCCGAGTGGACCTCCACCAACATCCCAGTCTGTCTCTCACGGTGCCCTACAGCCCCCAGCTCAGACGATGCCTCAGCCTCCAGCAgtgcagaagcagcagcaaccacagccACCTCCCccgcagcaacaacaaccccagcagcagcagccccctcctcctccgccccagCAGCCCTCTCCGCAGGCCCTGCAGTACTACCAGCACCTCCTGCAGCCCATCAGTCAGcagcagccccctcctcctcagcttcctcctcAGCAGACCCCACCGCAGGTCCTGCCGCAGCAGAGGGTGGCAAGCAAATGGCTCGGCACATCGGGGCAACAACCTCCACCGCAAGGCCCCCCAGCAGGGCTGTCCCCTCTGGGTCCCATCGGGCAGTGGGGGTCCCCTGGACTGCCAGACCTGAGCTCAGACTTGTACAGTCTGGGTCTGGTCAGC
This region includes:
- the LOC118302679 gene encoding granule associated Rac and RHOG effector protein 1, with the translated sequence MYCCSAQESKMDYKRRFLLGGSKQKVQQHQQYQMPELSRTLSASLASSCSASSPMGTGVGMPGSCHPPSSAATTAVADIQQGISKYLDALNVFCRASAFLTDLFSSVFRNSHYSKAAMQLKDVQEHVMEAASRLTAAIKPEIAKMLMELSAGAANFKDQNDFSLQDVEVLGRCFLTVMQVHFQFLSQALQKVQPVAQSCLAEALAQAQERCANARSQSSVLGPLTELEEASRSWKGAAEATARLRERGRDGCLAGIQVQQLFCSNNTTIPEHQLKELNMKIDNALQAYKAALESMGHSEYALKAGFHLNPKAVEGALQGCCSEAEAQQAGRMQTTSQPIQCELPTIPVQIGSHFLKGVSYNESAAENLKLKTHTMLQLIKDAIGQNGVTPRDDSPVTEVLNHVCPSSWRGACKTAVQLLFAQAGLVVVDTAQIENKEAYAPQITLEGSRVVVQVPSTWCLKEDPATMSLLQRSLDPEKTLGHVDMLYTAVFDINRWKERKEQALPTIQMQLQREIPDYVGHVDLPPGTSSKASSGLPKTISKLTSKFTKKVSSSSNSGGSYSIPSTPSRSMLTTSSSEDKAKSLGHGDGRLQSILQMGSLSCTPDATQQGQLANGSVSDDQGMNLPTDQEMQDVIDFLSGFNMGKSQQASPLVKRRNSVASANPAELKPPSGPPPTSQSVSHGALQPPAQTMPQPPAVQKQQQPQPPPPQQQQPQQQQPPPPPPQQPSPQALQYYQHLLQPISQQQPPPPQLPPQQTPPQVLPQQRVASKWLGTSGQQPPPQGPPAGLSPLGPIGQWGSPGLPDLSSDLYSLGLVSTYMDSVMSEMLGQKPQGPRNNTWPNRDQSEGVFGVLGDTLPFDPAVGSDPEFARYVAGVSQAMQQKRQVQHIRRPSNTRSNWPMPDEQHRTWSHPEYYSEGEAVNSSWSANQGDSASSSDETSSANGDSLFSMFSGPDLVAAVKQRRKHSCGEPEVCTLPSPPLHHMGDDSQDSKTKTWPPKAPWQHSVHTNTNTMPNPSSSLYQMNIPPSSQWSDSMQMLQSPVWSTASDCSPSTGITSGFPFTQQQQQQQQQQQQQQQQQQQQQQQHKPMTKGFKSFPLKHEHRPSYLHQY